Within Dreissena polymorpha isolate Duluth1 chromosome 13, UMN_Dpol_1.0, whole genome shotgun sequence, the genomic segment TCGTATTGTGTGCCTTGAGAGCCAGAAGACATTATAAGCCTTCTTTTCACTGATACTGATTGGGCCTTCTGGCTTTAAGGGTTAAGATTTGTCCTTAGTCAGTACAGTGTTTTAGAGCACACACAAGTTATGTTTACAGTGGCATAATACTTATGTTCTGAATACTTGTATTTAGTCCCTATTAAATGTAGGTATTTTTGGCTTGTTTATAGTTTTGTcccatttttaaatgcaattgttcaaattatatcataattttaacaaaaaaagagccttgttttgggaaaacttggcttaatgcatttgtgtaaagtgtcatcccagattagcctgtgcagactttacgcacatgcctcaTGCCCAGTTTTTCCTTATATGCAACTGAACATACTTTTGTTTGTGAGAAACATTTTTTGCTTAGTGTGGAACTGTGGTTACTGCTTTACATTTAAATACACGTATTTCAAGCTCTATTTTGAACAAAATTACAATAACTGGGTtatgtttgcaaacatatttcagtGAAATGTCCCAATACAAAAATCTTTTGAATAATGATCACCTCTAAAAAGGGGAAGAACAGGTGTATGTTTGGCAGTATTAGGGCCAGTGGCATTGTGCACTCCATCTGATCTTGTTTGAGCACAATTGCTTTTATCTCACTTGAGATATGCCCAGACAGACACATCTGTCTTGAGGAGTTTTAAATAAACCATTTGTTTATATTGGAAATGATTGCTAAAGTTCTAAGTGAAAATAGAAATCTCATTTTGAATTTTAGTGTATGTAAGGCATCAATGCTgcatgtaaatgtatcaagtcttGCTTTGTGATTCATAACCATAGCAATTTGTTTCGACAGTTTTTTGTAGAGTGGGCCAATGCAAAAAAACTGAAATCATTCATGAATGTTGTTTTGTATATAAAGTTGCATTCAGGACCACAAGTTGCTGTTGTGTTGCCAAAATGTCAAGTCTTATCCAGCAAAACCATGTTCAATTCTTCCAATATCACATGACATACTGAGCCAGCCTCGCTCAGTGAAAACagctaaatacatgtgcacaggctaatcaaagatgacactatgcacatatattaagtctggttttcccaGTGCGAGGGTCAttggtattgaaaacattttcttATTCAATTAAGGTCCCCCCCCTGATTTGGCTATATGTGATCATTACAATGAATCATAACATTACAACAACACAGTAAAGGCTTTACGATTTTAATTTATGAGATTTCTAAAAATCAAtgttacaaaaattaaatgtGGCTATAAATACTACaagtattatttttgtttaattatatttgatattgatagctgaatacatgttttgtatttattttgaaatgtttaagtaaTTGCAGACGTATCATAGTTTATTGTCCAAGAAACAACAATTTAGAGTTCTAATGCATAGGAATTAAACCATCAATGTTTAAGCCTAAGTTAATTATGCAGCAAACCACCAAGATTACATGTGAGTAGTGTTTTGGGcgtttgatgatgataatgggaTAATTATGTAAATTCTAAAACGATCTATCAAATGTTGTTGCAATTGAATGACAACTATACATGTGTTATAATGTGCAGCGCTAAGGATCATGGCCCCTATTCACAAAGCTCCTTAGAGTAAATCTTGGAGATTTTAAGTTTGTACAATTTTGGAGGCTTTCGCTCTTTTGTGTGTAGAACTTTTCACATTTGCATAATTTAAACATGTGAATATTGCTCAAATGataactattttattatattgtaagCAGAAAACATTGGATGTCTTACATCAAATTTATTCTGAAACTATCCAGTTAGTGTAACTTAAGTTAAGATTTCCCTAAGATGCTTTGCAGACACAGGCCAAAGacttgtgtttgtgttgtttattgGTTATTTTAAAACCGGAATTATGTTCTCTAAAATGATGCgtgatttgcgaaaatgggtcttaagctaTATTTTGATAGTGTAGCTCGAGACGAGCCTGCCCACCCTAACAGCTTGGCAAGGAGCTACCCGCTCCAAAAAAGCACCACAAAATATTGAGTGAATAAAGCGGACAGGTAGAACCTACCCAGGCCGCTTACGGCATAAGACCGATTTTTGCATGACACGGCTTAATTCAGTGAGTATCTTGTAAGAATGACAAGTACTGaatgtttgaaatacattttagTCACATTGTACAACCATAGTGTTTGCTTAGCCAATTACAAGGatctttgttattttaattttgttcaatatttgttcatgatgtgttcacatttttgtaCTGTAAGTTTTGTTTCTTGATAAACTTTgatgaaaatatacatttataaccaTTTGATAACGCTTGATTGGTTGTTACAGGAGACTATGAGATAGAACTATACCTttatatattacatgttttaaattCAGAAAATGGTGGAATAAATTAGATagatataaatgtgttttgttttgtacgtaCCAGTTATATAAAGGATAGTGGAACTCCAGAAAAAATCAGTAGAGAAattcttgatgtattttatagcaTTTTGTTgctattttttatgctcccccaaaatttattttggggggagcataaagtcgccgcttcgtctgtccgtgtgtgcgtctgtctgtccgtccgtgcacaatttttgtccgggctatttctcagcaactaatgaccggaattcaataaaactttttgggaagcttcactaccaaaaggagatgtgcatattatcagggggttctggtcggatgatttttcacagagttatggccctttgacatttttgaaattttccattaactgtacatatagtgcaattctcgtccgggctatttctcagcaactaatgaccggaattcaatgaaactttatgggaagcttcactacaaagaggagatgtgcatcaCCCGTCCCCGACGGTTtctttttcacagagttatggccctttgaaattttctataaactgtacatatagtgaaattcttgtccgggctatttctccccaactactgactggaattcaatgaagctttatgggaagcttaactagcttgaggagatgcgcatgttatttgtgggttctggttagatgatttatttgagagttatggccctttgaaatttttaagttgctaaaccatccatcgtattatttgtTCAAAGTTATgtccctcaagacgtttccttttatctgaatatatagtgcaattttgtgacaaaaaaaacttttgtgagcATCACCCGTTTCccacggtttcttgtttatttaaggCAGATGACAAATTgcaagaaaatatatttatataaaatatcacatgaaacatgaaatgataattaaatatagggtcaccgcattggaacggtcaatgtaaTAATTAATTTGCACGGTCTGATAAAACTGAGTTTAAAATAAAGTCTCCATGCAAGAAAAGATACAAAGTATGTATCTTTTGTTTTGATAATAAGGGGTCTagcatacatttaatttaaggcGTCAAATGTTGCAATTCTGCTGCTGTGGTGTTTcttaacaatttaataataacattgtaattaaattaaattgtttttctcttttattACTTTTGACATTGACAAACAATGTTATAAGGTCAACGTGTTTACTTGTGCGTGTTTTGTAAGTAATTCGGGCTAGATGTGAATCCTCGAATTCGCTGGACAGGTATATTTTAGCATAATAGTATCAAACAAGGACTGTCCAATTGCCGTTCAATTCTTTCGTAGTCTCATCACATCTGGAATGTTGAACAGACCTCGTCTCCAGTCTCTAACATACTTAACCGATCATAGGTGGCTGTACAGGATGGCATTGATGATGCCCATaaccaataaattaattatttgtgttttttatattactTGAATCAAGTTTATTGGGAATGCGTGTTGATGACTGATAGTGGTTTTAATTATCCGCTGTTCATGACGAGATTAAGAacaatgatgctgctgatgatgatgattttgatctTAATGTTGCCTAATGTTGCTATTAGTGTTGCTGCCGCTGCTTGTGATAATGCGGTTGAAGCTAAAAATGATGAGTTTTGATGACAAACGGCAGTGCTTTAGTGCCTATAAATTGTGTTCAAGATTTGttcacaattaataaataaacgaTATATGTTGCACCAGGAAGCTAAAAGCTTGATAGTATTATTGCccgttaataaaaaaaaaatgagcaaaGTAAATATTGTATTGATTTTGGTCGCTtcaaataattttacaataaacaattatGTGATATCAATGTATGTTAAATGGTGATTTATTGAatctaaatgaaaaaaatgctatATGCGATATTAAACAACAACTTTGTCAggcacattttaaaaataatattataaatacttGCGGATTTCAATTGGCTTCTTTGATGTAAGACTCTATAACACTGTATGTTAAATACCATATACTATGCTATTCTTGCTGCGAAATTTTTCGTGTACCGATATGTATCCAGTTTAAAACCGGTATAATTATTATCTTgtaataaaccaaataaaaaatagtaacatGACTGATTGACAAAAAATGTCACAAATGAAATGGTTAATGTTTAACAGTCTTAAGGAAAACAAACAATAGAGATAACAATTCCATTAACATTTGGTTTAGACATTGTCACATTTAGCATCAAGTTAAATATTGGTCACAATCTTTAAATAATGTAGCTAATGAAGAGTATTCAAATTATCCAAATTTAAATTGAATCTCACTCAGGATcgctttttaatatttaaatactatttagTTATACATTATCTAATATGTGATGATAATGCGAATCTATAAGCGGTCGAAaagtaatgaaaacaaaatggcaGATTCATGTCAGTAAGATAACTGATATCATATACCATACGCTATGCAGATGATCATATGTGCACAGTCAGGTAACAGAGCATCTCAACGGTCAAAGACTCGTTTGTCAATATTACAACGATGATATGTGGATAAAGACTTAATATCGAatataagcacatacattaactCCGCCGCAATAGCTCAGTATGTGATGGAGTGAAACATGACCAAGTTATATTGTGTGAAGGCAGAAATTATACCATTTTATCAACAATGCCGTTATAAGcaatgtgcagtttgcacaggttcATGTCCACATACATCAAGTTAACACATACACTCCTATACAAATGTATTGTACACACAAAATACGTCATAACAAAcaggaataaaataaaatacgatGACGAgacgaaataaacaaacaatttcatataaaTGGACAATTGCTCTTTCGTGCCAGTGAGGAAAGATGTTAATTTTGATAGACATATGATATATGAACACAATTAATCACAATGTAATAGAAAGGAACGATCATTAATTAATAATAAGCCACCCCAGTTTAAAACAAATGAACTTGCACACTTAGTTTATATTTCCCGATTATTGAACGCTTTTGAACGCACATGTTACATAAGGTTGCAACGGACATGTAGTATCACTTAAACGTTTCAAAGAAATGGTGGAAATTAAACAGACACACGTTGGGTTGATCTGGCAATCCTATGTATTACAGTTTTACAACAAGAGAATGCGATGTATATTTCAGTCAAACACATACGATATTTACACTACTGGGAAATTCGCAACATGATTTGCGCATGTGTTTGTACGAAATATGATTATTATCCCGTTGGCACCATTGTTACGTTTTTATGACTCATGCATTATGGGCAAAGGTTAATACCACAATTGTAACAGTTTACGATCAAAGATAATGACTGGTGTAATTTCGCTCCTAAAGTTACTTCCTACATGCCTGGAAAGCTATCACTATAAGTTCCGATTATAGCTTTCGCACACATTGTTCACGCAAATaagtaaaaggtcaatgtcacaaatcAAGTCCAGAGAAAAACTATGCAAGCATGATATACACTTGTCCCCTTCTATTTGTATTTCATGACACTTTTCTTCCTatgcgtgttttttttaacagtctgTAGATTGGTAATTTTTTAATCTTAACACATGTTTTACAACGGCATGTGGGGTTATTAATTGGAAATAGATTTAGATCCTATGCATCTCATGTCAACCTAAATACACGTTAATACGTATTGGTGAATAGTTGCCATATATGTTTGACGATCCAATTAAACACTGTCTACACTAGACGGTGTTCATCGAAGCTGAATATACGTACGTACATACTTGCAATGTTAGAAACCGTATCATTCAAGGCAATTTAAGGTAAGCTGATCTTCCTTTCCTGTTGTCGTATCCTTCACAATTACTAGCAGCTCTGTGTCTCCAAACATGAACGTCACATTGTACGTTTGATCACCCAGCGGAACGTCTTCCCGTACGCGTATGGAAAGTGTTCCCAGCAGTTCACATTCCTTATCTGTTACAAACTCTGGGTCCGGCAATACTGTTCTGTATACACAGGTACAAGGCATCGTTGAAACAGGGTTAAATGAATAGGTCACTCGATGATTTTCATTGATCTGTTCATTAATTTTAACAAATACTCGAAAACTTCTCACCAACCATTTACCATCTTTATTAGTTTTAATTCGTCCAAAATGTTTCTTTGGGTCAAATAACTTTAGGCACTCTATGCCATATGTGTAAGGCATAATTCGTGATGCAACTAACGAAGGATTATGTCCGTATATCACAGCTCCTTTTAGAACTGCCAGACCAGCATCTTCCGGAACAACTAAACGAATTTCAGGAAGTTCACGTCTGATTTTCTCTTGTACGAAAGTGGATTCGGCAAATCCCCCAACAAGCATAACTGTACGCAGGTCGTTAAGTTCGGTGCTCAAACACTGCTTTTTTATATGCATTATTAGCATGTCGGTAGGTTCCGCAAACCATGAGACAAAAGTAGAAGAGTCAATTGGTAGTTTATCTCTTTCAATGGGATTTTGTTTTTTCGCCTTTCTGAATGTAAacaactttgtttttgtttttgaattgaTCGACGTATTAAGCGACATTGGAATGCGCAAATAAAACGAACTGTCTGATTTTGATCGCTTCTTCGTTTCAAAACTTTGTAGCAAGTCAAAGTAATCACATAATTCATTTTTCTGAAATTCTGCAAAATTGTGTTTTGCAAACGTCGTTTCCAAAAAAGCGATGAAGTTCTTATCAACACAAGTACCACCCCATGGGCCACCACTTGCTTTTTGAATCACACGTATCTGGTTGTATGGTAAACGCTCCTGGATGGATACATCAGCAGTGCCtccttaaatttaaaatgaaaacaattaaaatttgtaaatattgtttgtaCAAACAAATAAATGATTATAACGTGTTTTTCCGTAAACAACTTAACATGGTTATTATTGatgttaattgtttatatatttcgAAACGCAACACTTAAACAAAgatcaatatataaaaaaaagtttaacaatATGCTATTCCTTATGCCACTGCGGACTGCTACACATAAGGACAAATCTGAAttgtttaaaacacaaaacattcatttatcACGTTCGGGCTTCTTATACTCTGCATAACGGTTGCTTTTGAGATGTATTTCGATGTTCTCCGGTATGTACTTTATGATTCTAGCTCAAATCTTGTAAACAAGGACTTTagtttatatttacaaatgtattgtCATCGTGCCTCAGAAGATGGTAATTCTGTTATCTAgtacaaataaaacaattgagtaattaaaaagcaataacaaagtcttgttttgctttaaaaactGAATAACCACGATATGAGGCTAGTCATTAAACCAGTTAAAGGCCACAATTTGTTTATTCATGGAGTCGATGACAACAAAAGTAATCACATGGGTTTATTTACTGTCTGTTTTATAATATCTGTTTTGTCAACAGTGTACATTCcctttagtttagtttaaaccgatttattttagctcgattgcattaaaAGCCTACGGCTTACTGAAATTCTCTCGAGTCCGCTTCCTGAGactaagaaccagtacttggtgtctttggagaagatcgaaagaacgctcccacagtggtaATCGAACCattgacctcccgatcgctaggtggacaccatatccaatacaccaTGGCGACCACACCTTCCCTTTCAATTGATTCATGCTGGGCCCACACCTTCCCTTTTAATTGATTCATGCTGGGCTACGTCATTCAACCAGTTTAACGCCACCCCCCTCTCCCCGAtagtttgcattgaccgttccaagatGCTGACCCCAGCTTAAATCCTTTTTATAGTATCGCCCTGTAATGTATATATCATCGGTCACTTGCCTTGATTAAAATAACTAGCGCGGTTAATAAGAATTTCTCTCCCGATTATGTTTCTGGAGTTACACTATTCCTACATCTTGTTCTTATATAAAATGATGCCATGAATGACAAACCTCCAAGGTCGACCACCATATATTTACTCCCGACCGGAACTGTTTGTACGCTCTGGTTTCCCTCAGCATTCATGTACCAGAGAGGAGCTACTTCCGGCTCAAGTACCATCTTCAGTCTGTGGCCATCAATTCCAGCCTGAAATACATATACGGTTTAAACGACCTTTTTATTTCACCACAGGTAGACTTATTGGTCAAcaaatatttcatgaaataaCCAATAACTTGAACACAACAGCAACATAAATGAAAATTTCTGAGGAATGATGAATTAAAACTAAAATGAGCATAAATGATATCTtatctttgatttattttttagagatatataaatatattgttaaatattcaGATCACGGTCAAGTGCTTTCAGGAGAGAAAGAAGCTGCATAGACAAAATTCCATGGCTTAACCTGGGGTGACGTAATACGATCGCGCGCATGGCTTCACGGCCGATTAATTCgtaatttgtaatttgtaaataatgtttaaagcTACATGTTCACCATACTTAAaacacatatgtaaatatatatatatataagtaatggTCATCATAaggatataattattttatgttccGTATTCAATTTGTCTTCCCTAAGCTAACGCGCTTAAAACATAATTGTGATATTATTTAATGGATATTTCATAAATCGTTTTGAtggcacattttatttacaatctATACTATATGATATTTTTGTGTATAGAATAAGCCAATTTTATCACAAAGGTCATGAAAATCTACCTTTATAATACCTTTGTTGATATAAGGCATGTTATGATATGTTTTGTGTTGACATATGACATAATATTATATAAGCTTTAATCAtggaaattatatatttcttttaatcgTGCACATGCTAACTATACTTCTAGAAAACAAGCCAAGACATAATGGGAATGCATCTGTGCTATTTCAGAAATGCAAGCGTCTGTGTTTGAATTTATTGTCCAACCCTCATATACGTTACTATAAGCACAATAATGTAATGATTTAGGCGCATAgttgaaatttgtttaaataacactGCAAATGTTTGGTTAGCTCTCAAGCTCAGACTTAAATGATGAATGGCGGCTCGTTAAACGTAAGATGGTTGGATATTGGATCAACAACGTACGAAATAATAGATACTGATAAATTATTTACGCGCTTTAATAGGAAAGAACAAAGTTTTAAGATATGTATccttttgattttatatttgagATGTTTACAACCTATAGCAGTTGGTAAGTGTACACTATGGTTAATGGTGGAATGGACAATTTGTAAACGATGATGAGTTCATGCTTGTATCAACACTTATTGTTTGAAGTGCAATTAATAAcggacacaaactgcaagaaaaaagtAAATTCATACATTTATGGCAGCTTCTCTCATGAACTGTTTTGCGTTGTCATCCCAAATTGCAGGAACGGTCACAACATACTTAAAACATGCTTCTGGCATTTCCGGAACTTGCAGACGAACTGCCTCAAGGAGTTGCTCATAGAGATAACGTATTGCCATGGAGAAAATTGGCATGGCAGGGTGGCTATCGCCACTAAGATCTTCAATTGTCGTTCTTCTAGATAATGccttgaaaacaaaaatataatttgtaaatatttgtctACCGAACTTTATAAAAAATACTGTaccataaattaattatattgtaAGACACGTGTTAATGTGTTTCACAAATATTATTCGTTCATACGTGTATTGCAACATAAAGTACATATAGATTAATaaatttatgtaatcaatataaaaatgtgGACGTACGAAAGCACGGTTAAAGGCGTAATACTAAACGGTATATGTTATGAATTATTGAATTGATTAATAGTTGATATGTGCAAGATAATAattgcatacatgtgtatttgtttttaattctgaTTAACAACCTTCTTTCCATGAAGAATCATTTTGAAGTGTCTAAAAAGTCTCCATCCTTTTCTCGAATCGAGGCTCGCAATGTGGTTTTCAGCTTCAAAACCAAATGAGTGGAATTGTCCTTCAGGATTCAGTAGGACGCAAGTCGGAGCTTTCAGGGTAGTCAGTGCAGCCGAAGGACCACAAGCGTACCAATTCTTTGTCTGCACTTTGCGCGGGTTATGGATAAAGGAAAAGGCATATCCACTGTAGGTTGTGCCTATATCAAACGCGCCTACTACTTGAATTGTTGGATTTTGCTGCAAAGAAAGTGATGCAAAAATTCACACATAACTACGTTTTCGTATTGGacctttcaaatgaattttatcCGGTGATGCCGAATACTTCACCTTATCATAGAACAAGTACTAGGCtgaatttaatattcaatatgtATAGATAAttatgtgtacatttaaaaaagagcctagtatttctatattttgtaatTCAATTCGTACGTTTAATGTTTTACTTTGATGGCTTTCAATTTGAGTTCTGAAACGGTAGGTACCTGGATGGCTGCAGGAGATGTCTCATAAACAGTCATCACGCTTATCAATGCCCCGCGTAAAACTTCATCCACAATTTCGCCTTTTTCAATAAGAACAACATTCGAATACTCGAGCAGTATTTGACGCTGAATATAAGGACAGCGTCCTAATGCGCCGGTCATTAAAATAACTCGAACAGCTTTTGCTGATGTTATAAAATGCCTTAGACATTTCAAAATGGATGTCACGCAAAGTTTAAACCATTGTTTCACAATAGTTgcttttattttgattttgtttgaaataacagTGGCGTACTCGGACGAGCGGAAGCTGTGTAGTAATCTCAAAGGTGGGCGAACAGTTACAGATTTTAGTCCATCAAATGTATTTTTGTGAGATTGGAAGTGATTGATAAGGTCCTCGTTTTCCGGATCCTTGATATCACATACTGGATTGGATGCACCGAAATCAGTATGACTATACAGAAACTCGATCAGTTGTTTGTCGATACATCCACCACCGCAATGACTCGCACGCTTTAAATCTAGCCTTCGAATGCTCCCATTTATTAACGTCTCGAATAAGTTCATTTCGACGTTTTCGCCtgcaaaacaaaattataattccATGTGTTATTTCAGAAATAATGTACAGCGAATTGTCGGAGCAGTAATAGTCAACGGTTTAGAGTTCTAGTGCGCACGAATTAAACCAAGAGGACAAAATCACAACGACAAATGAATGCTTATACTCGCAATAACACACACTTAGCTTTCAAGTATTTTGTAACtctacaattaaaaaaatgttccccTTTTAACCCTATGGCACTAGGTTATGAGTAGCAACACGGAAGCAACAAATAAAATGACCTTACGCATGATAAACTTGAACAccgatatatttaaaaa encodes:
- the LOC127855316 gene encoding heat shock 70 kDa protein 12A-like, translating into MELEKPILVAFELGIQECGNAFVRRSSINELLHGTVKSVDAYRIQKEPSSILLDPMHKLISFGFEARERYALLEKQDTAQGWILLNEFIAFLQEEQDLSRSTTIQDAKGNLHSAFQIIAQLLRYLKNKALTILEGEKETDVQYVITIPGGLNNETAKLFVIDAAKEAGIDPEVLTIAMEKEVAALWSAKVNTRLKDELKANGSKFLVIDTEGENVEMNLFETLINGSIRRLDLKRASHCGGGCIDKQLIEFLYSHTDFGASNPVCDIKDPENEDLINHFQSHKNTFDGLKSVTVRPPLRLLHSFRSSEYATVISNKIKIKATIVKQWFKLCVTSILKCLRHFITSAKAVRVILMTGALGRCPYIQRQILLEYSNVVLIEKGEIVDEVLRGALISVMTVYETSPAAIQQNPTIQVVGAFDIGTTYSGYAFSFIHNPRKVQTKNWYACGPSAALTTLKAPTCVLLNPEGQFHSFGFEAENHIASLDSRKGWRLFRHFKMILHGKKALSRRTTIEDLSGDSHPAMPIFSMAIRYLYEQLLEAVRLQVPEMPEACFKYVVTVPAIWDDNAKQFMREAAINAGIDGHRLKMVLEPEVAPLWYMNAEGNQSVQTVPVGSKYMVVDLGGGTADVSIQERLPYNQIRVIQKASGGPWGGTCVDKNFIAFLETTFAKHNFAEFQKNELCDYFDLLQSFETKKRSKSDSSFYLRIPMSLNTSINSKTKTKLFTFRKAKKQNPIERDKLPIDSSTFVSWFAEPTDMLIMHIKKQCLSTELNDLRTVMLVGGFAESTFVQEKIRRELPEIRLVVPEDAGLAVLKGAVIYGHNPSLVASRIMPYTYGIECLKLFDPKKHFGRIKTNKDGKWLVRSFRVFVKINEQINENHRVTYSFNPVSTMPCTCVYRTVLPDPEFVTDKECELLGTLSIRVREDVPLGDQTYNVTFMFGDTELLVIVKDTTTGKEDQLTLNCLE